The following are from one region of the Silene latifolia isolate original U9 population chromosome 9, ASM4854445v1, whole genome shotgun sequence genome:
- the LOC141600610 gene encoding putative disease resistance protein RF45 codes for MAEVVYFATQHISSKINEGSNAITIVKSEVNALLSELNNVNKLLVEAEGRTGLSTSHEIQSCIAELKKIACEAEDAVDTLESDSTTLRLIYFGLCPGRASRKLKEIRERTREVKTLLNQHAEGSTNEAISPARRSQSPKSHLPADDDFVIGIDRDITMVVDQLTGESYKKLAIVGMGGCGKTTLARSLYNSKAVMKQFDFQAWVSVSQGLETSTMLADILTQVESQRSRFSWRKKDEEHETEPNTLLSRLNYVLYGRKCLLVLDDVWDLQSLHKFIALIQGDDPSHDYGYDYDYRAYKILITSRQSPLNRKSWYIHKPQCLTYENSWNLFNLVASNNSPKGLSAEYRPLAMEMLKKCQGLPLAIVALGRLLKTKDTMREWQKVLSQVTGSQATSMYGPVNEILGLSYDQLPYYLKPCFLYLGLFPEGPAISAGTLIRMWIAEGFVECENEETIEVAGRRYLQELIDHTMVHVVTKTYTGKAKLIRIHDIMRDYCVLKARELDFLAVSSFGNEAIGKSSRRAAINLRYEIIFSDFIWYDMIMFALKPAKYNIFATGNLVYVEIFRLTPCQRANISRFKFIIEPSPS; via the coding sequence ATGGCAGAAGTTGTTTACTTCGCCACTCAACACATATCATCCAAAATTAACGAAGGTTCAAACGCGATAACCATAGTAAAATCCGAGGTCAATGCCCTTCTGTCGGAGCTGAACAATGTCAATAAACTGCTTGTTGAGGCCGAAGGAAGGACGGGTTTGAGCACGAGCCATGAGATTCAGAGCTGTATCGCAGAGCTGAAAAAGATAGCCTGCGAAGCTGAAGATGCGGTGGATACATTGGAGTCCGATTCCACTACTTTACGACTCATTTATTTCGGTCTCTGTCCTGGTCGAGCATCCAGGAAATTGAAGGAGATCAGAGAGCGGACCAGAGAGGTGAAAACCTTGCTGAACCAGCATGCTGAGGGGTCCACCAACGAGGCGATTTCACCTGCCAGAAGGTCCCAGAGTCCTAAGAGTCATCTCCCTGCTGATGACGACTTTGTCATCGGCATTGACCGTGACATCACGATGGTCGTTGACCAGTTAACCGGAGAATCTTACAAAAAGCTGGCTATTGTTGGCATGGGAGGGTGTGGAAAAACCACCCTAGCTCGGAGCTTATACAATAGCAAAGCGGTCATGAAGCAGTTTGACTTTCAGGCTTGGGTCTCGGTGTCTCAAGGGTTGGAGACGTCGACTATGTTGGCTGACATCCTCACACAAGTTGAAAGCCAGAGAAGTCGGTTTTCTTGGCGCAAAAAGGATGAAGAACATGAAACTGAGCCTAACACGTTGCTGTCTCGGCTAAACTACGTCTTGTATGGAAGGAAATGTCTATTAGTCTTGGATGATGTGTGGGACTTGCAATCCCTACACAAGTTCATCGCTTTAATCCAAGGAGACGATCCGAGTCATGATTATGGTTATGATTATGATTACCGCGCATATAAGATATTAATCACAAGTCGTCAAAGCCCATTAAATCGGAAAAGTTGGTACATCCATAAACCACAATGCCTAACCTATGAAAATAGTTGGAACCTATTTAATTTGGTAGCCAGTAACAATTCACCAAAGGGCTTAAGCGCCGAGTACCGTCCCTTGGCTATGGAGATGCTAAAAAAATGTCAAGGCTTGCCATTAGCAATAGTAGCATTGGGTAGGTTGCTTAAGACAAAGGACACTATGCGCGAATGGCAAAAGGTGTTATCTCAGGTAACGGGCTCACAAGCGACATCAATGTACGGTCCAGTGAACGAAATCCTAGGGTTAAGCTATGATCAATTGCCTTATTATCTAAAGCCATGTTTTCTATACTTGGGTTTGTTCCCAGAAGGTCCGGCCATCTCTGCCGGTACATTGATCAGGATGTGGATCGCTGAAGGATTCGTTGAATGTGAAAATGAGGAAACAATAGAAGTTGCAGGAAGAAGGTACCTGCAGGAACTAATTGATCACACCATGGTTCATGTTGTCACGAAAACGTATACTGGGAAGGCTAAGTTGATCCGGATTCATGATATAATGAGGGATTATTGTGTGTTGAAAGCCAGAGAGCTAGACTTTCTTGCAGTGTCTTCGTTTGGGAACGAAGCCATTGGGAAGTCATCTCGTCGAGCTGCAATCAACCTTAGGTATGAAATTATTTTTTCTGATTTTATTTGGTACGACATGATTATGTTTGCTTTAAAGCCTGCTAAGTACAATATTTTTGCTACTGGTAATCTGGTATATGTTGAGATATTTAGGCTAACTCCGTGTCAAAGAGCAAATATTTCAAGGTTCAAATTTATCATAGAACCCTCGCCATCCTGA